A genomic region of Seriola aureovittata isolate HTS-2021-v1 ecotype China chromosome 21, ASM2101889v1, whole genome shotgun sequence contains the following coding sequences:
- the LOC130162254 gene encoding kelch repeat and BTB domain-containing protein 13 produces MEVVERLRDIHAENATLDPEDGEHQAGWVRVRVEESWFTVERALLARHSDYFCALFQSGMKESRQDRVHLMGGVHARGFLIALSVCRGDIPTISDPDELTEAVECAAFLQVACLVQHLCDIIDSDNCLLLYYTASIFGVHALFHNAALFLCDAFDDLKEGAESTIPEDLLQYSKSLSPTTYIAIGTHSPSMELLHDSFRVVCYLDEREGEWKHLTNLPTLCSTSMAGVAVLDNRLYIVGGVYGYGKDTVDSSFCYNPDTGVWTALPGPQQPRYDFTLLGHEGRLYAIGGEVQKQIISTAESFDTEKGEWTFIQHAPRPVASAACAVARRRMFVCFWKPPDTTDIYEYVPAKNEWKLATTMIRPQSYGHCMVAHRDNLYVMRNGPCDDFLRCLMDCYNITTGQWTAMTGHYINSKGALFTAMIRGNSVFTVKHMLTLEYTIIGDGWKPRRQMKGFPKSGSLWTCLLRLPKTGPVIPQLDSKGKEDEMSLPDTSEGFVEAVPQL; encoded by the coding sequence ATGGAAGTAGTTGAACGCCTGAGAGATATTCATGCCGAGAATGCGACCCTTGATCCGGAGGACGGGGAGCACCAAGCGGGCTGGGTGAGagtgagggtggaggagagcTGGTTCACTGTGGAGCGGGCCTTGCTGGCGAGGCACAGTGACTACTTCTGTgctctctttcagtctgggaTGAAAGAAAGTCGCCAGGACAGAGTCCACCTGATGGGAGGAGTGCATGCAAGGGGTTTCCTCATtgccctgtctgtctgcaggggaGATATTCCCACCATCAGCGACCCGGATGAGCTTACAGAAGCTGTTGAGTGTGCTGCTTTCCTGCAGGTTGCATGCTTGGTGCAACATCTTTGTGACATAATTGATTCAGACAATTGCCTCTTGCTTTACTATACGGCCTCCATCTTTGGGGTACATGCACTGTTTCACAATGCAGCTCTTTTCCTTTGTGATGCTTTTGATGATTTGAaggaaggagcagagagtaCAATTCCTGAAGACCTTCTTCAATATTCTAAGTCGTTGTCTCCCACTACTTATATTGCTATAGGCACCCACTCTCCTTCCATGGAGCTGCTACATGACTCCTTTAGGGTTGTTTGCTACCTTGAtgaaagagagggggagtggAAGCATTTAACTAACCTCCCAACCCTCTGTAGCACCTCCATGGCCGGTGTGGCAGTGCTTGACAATAGATTGTACATTGTAGGGGGAGTTTACGGTTATGGTAAGGACACGGTGGACAGCAGCTTTTGTTACAACCCGGACACAGGGGTCTGGACTGCTCTTCCTGGACCCCAGCAACCAAGATACGACTTCACCCTGCTGGGTCATGAGGGCCGGCTCTATGCCATTGGCGGCGAGGTCCAAAAACAGATCATCTCTACAGCAGAGAGTTTTGACACTGAGAAGGGAGAGTGGACATTTATACAACACGCACCAAGACCTGTAGCGTCAGCAGCGTGCGCTGTTGCAAGACGGAGAATGTTTGTTTGCTTCTGGAAACCACCAGATACCACAGATATCTACGAATATGTGCCGGcgaaaaatgaatggaaacttGCCACCACAATGATCAGACCTCAAAGCTATGGCCATTGTATGGTAGCCCACAGGGACAATTTGTATGTGATGCGCAATGGGCCTTGCGACGATTTTCTGCGCTGCCTAATGGACTGCTACAATATCACGACAGGCCAGTGGACAGCCATGACCGGACACTACATAAACAGCAAGGGGGCGCTGTTCACTGCAATGATAAGGGGGAACTCAGTGTTCACAGTCAAACACATGCTAACCCTTGAATACACCATCATTGGAGATGGATGGAAGCCCCGCAGGCAGATGAAGGGATTTCCAAAGAGTGGTTCACTGTGGACGTGTTTACTCAGGCTTCCCAAGACGGGACCAGTTATACCACAGCTGGATTCAAAAGGGAAGGAAGACGAAATGTCTTTGCCAGACACATCTGAGGGATTTGTGGAAGCTGTACCACAACTGTGA